In a genomic window of Streptomyces pristinaespiralis:
- a CDS encoding LysM peptidoglycan-binding domain-containing protein: MPAKGKHRRPKSRSLTRGLVAAGTGGAALALPLIGGTAAHAAPAAAPAAAERTVAPAKTVAAAAQAVAKKAGTVTYSVVAGDSLYKIAEEHSLNGGWKQLYKDNRKAVGADPALIHPGLRLTIGAKAEAAPKAKPQAEAKAAPKAAEEAETSEKAERAAETARADRSERKSAPVAQAAAAPAKPAYANNLDGWIRESLDVMAQHGIPGSYEGIHRNIMRESSGNPLAINNWDINAINGTPSKGLLQVIQPTFDAYHVEGTAYDLFDPVANITAACNYAADRYGSIDNVNGPY, from the coding sequence ATGCCCGCAAAGGGTAAGCACCGTCGTCCCAAGTCCCGTTCACTGACCCGTGGACTCGTCGCGGCCGGCACGGGCGGCGCCGCGCTCGCCCTGCCGCTCATCGGCGGCACCGCTGCTCACGCGGCACCCGCGGCGGCCCCCGCCGCGGCCGAGCGGACCGTGGCCCCGGCCAAGACGGTCGCCGCCGCCGCGCAGGCGGTCGCGAAGAAGGCCGGCACCGTCACGTATTCCGTGGTCGCCGGTGACTCGCTTTACAAGATCGCCGAAGAGCATTCCCTGAACGGCGGCTGGAAGCAGCTCTACAAGGACAACCGGAAGGCCGTCGGAGCTGACCCGGCGCTGATTCACCCCGGTCTCCGGCTGACCATCGGCGCCAAGGCCGAAGCAGCGCCCAAGGCGAAGCCGCAGGCCGAGGCGAAGGCCGCCCCGAAGGCCGCGGAAGAGGCCGAGACGTCCGAGAAGGCCGAGCGCGCCGCCGAGACGGCCCGCGCGGACCGCTCCGAGCGGAAGAGCGCACCGGTGGCCCAGGCCGCCGCGGCGCCCGCGAAGCCGGCCTACGCGAACAACCTCGACGGCTGGATCCGCGAATCGCTGGACGTCATGGCCCAGCACGGCATCCCGGGAAGCTACGAAGGCATCCACCGCAACATCATGCGTGAGTCCTCCGGCAACCCGCTGGCCATCAACAACTGGGACATCAACGCCATCAACGGCACGCCCTCCAAGGGCCTGCTCCAGGTCATCCAGCCCACCTTCGACGCCTACCACGTCGAGGGCACGGCCTACGACCTGTTCGACCCGGTCGCCAACATCACCGCCGCGTGCAACTACGCCGCCGACCGGTACGGCTCGATCGACAACGTGAACGGCCCCTACTGA
- a CDS encoding Rossmann-fold NAD(P)-binding domain-containing protein: MSLAASYAPAPLAGCVVLVVDGTTGIGRAITARLCAAGAAVAVVGAGHPGRGDDAATNAAFLCKELAGIGHVALPYQVDAEDTEAVAGLPGQISADIGPVSASIVVVPRCGASDRLVETFHAVSSAVALALPAGAPHIEVDPGAPAAAHAARCDDQPARSAVERLVAALSRTPDRRRSA, from the coding sequence GTGTCCCTCGCAGCGTCCTACGCGCCCGCGCCGCTCGCCGGCTGCGTCGTCCTGGTCGTCGACGGCACCACGGGCATCGGCAGGGCCATCACCGCACGGCTCTGCGCCGCGGGTGCGGCCGTCGCCGTGGTCGGCGCGGGGCATCCGGGACGCGGTGACGACGCGGCGACCAACGCCGCCTTCCTCTGCAAGGAGCTCGCCGGCATCGGACACGTGGCACTGCCCTACCAGGTGGACGCCGAGGACACAGAGGCGGTTGCCGGGCTCCCCGGCCAGATCTCCGCGGACATCGGGCCCGTCAGCGCCTCGATCGTCGTCGTCCCTCGGTGCGGCGCGTCCGACCGGCTCGTGGAGACCTTCCACGCCGTCTCGTCCGCCGTCGCCCTGGCCCTGCCGGCGGGCGCACCGCACATCGAGGTCGACCCGGGCGCCCCAGCCGCCGCGCACGCCGCACGGTGCGACGACCAGCCGGCCCGTTCCGCGGTGGAGCGGCTGGTCGCGGCACTGAGCCGCACCCCGGACCGCAGACGGTCCGCCTGA
- a CDS encoding helix-turn-helix transcriptional regulator — MDQETLAVYRAILFHKEYDPKRLADLVDSSCEEVEAALDRLSQLSLLAPSQVAPGQLRAVNPSLGLKVLLQREERELAWRQQRIEQNRAALAALAAEYTASGWAGNLDGTELLDNVDDIRIRLEALAESCTRESLAFHPDNTLTEGSVEAGRPLNERALARGVRFRSIYLDSVANDRVTKAHAQWMAERQSEIRTSPTLPMRLLIVDTSAAIVAGLPGQAQPSALLFSSPPVVLAMRALFEAYWEHASPMDAPVSRAGGLTPQERKLLQLLATGLTDEAVARALGIGVRTERRIVAELMERLGASSRFEAGVQATRREWI; from the coding sequence TTGGATCAAGAGACCCTCGCGGTCTACCGCGCGATCCTGTTCCACAAGGAATACGACCCGAAACGGCTCGCGGACCTTGTGGACAGCAGTTGTGAGGAAGTCGAGGCGGCACTCGACCGGTTGTCGCAGCTCTCCCTCCTCGCACCGTCCCAAGTCGCTCCCGGCCAGCTGCGGGCGGTGAATCCGTCGCTCGGCCTGAAGGTCCTGCTCCAGCGGGAGGAACGCGAACTGGCCTGGCGTCAGCAGCGGATCGAGCAGAACCGTGCCGCCCTCGCCGCGCTCGCGGCCGAATACACCGCCTCCGGCTGGGCCGGGAACCTCGACGGAACGGAGCTTCTCGACAATGTCGACGACATCCGGATCCGCCTCGAGGCCCTCGCCGAGTCCTGCACGCGGGAATCTCTCGCGTTCCACCCCGACAACACCCTCACCGAGGGATCGGTCGAGGCGGGCCGCCCCCTCAACGAGCGGGCCCTCGCACGCGGTGTGCGCTTCCGCTCCATCTACCTGGACAGTGTCGCCAACGACCGCGTCACCAAGGCGCACGCGCAGTGGATGGCGGAGCGGCAGAGCGAGATACGGACCTCGCCGACCCTGCCGATGCGGCTGCTCATCGTCGACACGTCGGCCGCGATCGTCGCCGGCCTCCCCGGCCAGGCCCAGCCTTCGGCCCTGCTGTTCAGCAGTCCCCCGGTGGTCCTGGCCATGCGGGCGCTGTTCGAGGCGTACTGGGAGCACGCCAGCCCGATGGACGCCCCGGTCTCCCGGGCCGGCGGACTGACCCCGCAGGAGCGCAAGTTGCTCCAGCTGCTCGCCACCGGACTCACCGACGAGGCCGTGGCCAGGGCGCTGGGCATCGGGGTGCGCACCGAGCGGCGCATCGTGGCCGAGCTCATGGAACGGCTCGGGGCGTCCAGCCGGTTCGAGGCCGGCGTGCAGGCCACCCGGCGGGAGTGGATCTGA
- a CDS encoding response regulator transcription factor — protein sequence MSIRVVVAGDHQLVLEAFAETLNGTDGLDVVGLATSYEAVMPAVERHRPTVLLLGESTMGGKALRAATDVRSAHPWCGVALMVGAATPAVVDRAVAAGALGVVPKNARLPQLVTTLMGVAGGCLTVDPALLRPAVAGETALSVREMDVLRLTAGGASVKEIAGELYLAAGTVRNLTSAAIKKLGGRNRFDAARIASEHGWL from the coding sequence ATGTCCATTCGCGTCGTCGTCGCCGGCGATCACCAACTCGTCCTGGAAGCGTTCGCGGAAACGCTGAACGGCACCGACGGGCTGGACGTCGTCGGTCTCGCCACCAGCTACGAGGCCGTCATGCCCGCTGTCGAACGGCACCGGCCGACCGTGCTGCTCCTCGGGGAGAGCACCATGGGCGGCAAGGCTCTGCGGGCCGCGACCGACGTCCGGTCCGCGCACCCGTGGTGCGGCGTCGCCCTGATGGTCGGCGCGGCCACGCCCGCGGTGGTCGACCGGGCCGTGGCGGCGGGCGCCCTGGGCGTCGTGCCGAAGAACGCGCGGCTGCCGCAACTGGTGACCACGCTCATGGGGGTGGCGGGCGGATGCCTGACGGTGGATCCCGCGCTGCTGAGACCGGCCGTCGCGGGGGAGACCGCGCTCAGCGTCCGGGAGATGGACGTCCTGCGGCTGACCGCCGGGGGCGCCAGCGTGAAGGAGATCGCGGGGGAGCTGTATCTCGCCGCCGGCACCGTACGCAATCTGACCTCCGCGGCCATCAAGAAGCTCGGCGGCCGCAACCGGTTCGATGCCGCGCGCATCGCGAGCGAACACGGCTGGCTGTGA